The DNA window CGGTGCCCGCCGCCGAGCTGGACGCCGCCGCCCGTGACCTGGCCGCCGCCCTGCTCGCCGCCCCCCGCGCCGCCGTCAATGAGACCAAGGCCCTCCTCCAGGGCGCCGCCGCCCGCACCTACGACGACCAACGCGCCGCCGAACGCGCCGCCCAAGCCCGCCGCCTCCGCGACCTCTCCGGCCTCGGCGACTGACCACAGACGGCGGCCCGGCGGGTGCCGACTGTCAGAGGCCGCGCAGGGCGCCGCCGTCCACCGGGACCATGGCCCCGGTCACGTAGGAGGCGGCCGGGGAGAGCAGGAAGGCGGCGACCCGGCCGAACTCCTCGGGGGTGCCGTAGCGCCGCAGGGGGATGGCGGCGGCGGCGCGTTCCCGGGTGGTGTGCGGGTCGCCGCTGAGCGCGTCCAGCGCCCGTACCCGGTCGGTGTCGATCCGGCCCGGGAGCAGCCCGACCACCCGGATGCCGCGCGGGCCCAGTTCGTCCGCCAGGCTCTTGGCGGCCATGGCCAGGCCGGGCCGCAGCCCGTTGGAGATGCCCAGGCCGCCGATCGGCTCCCGTACGGACGAGGAGAGCACAAAGCCGATCACCCCGCCCTCGCCCAGCGCTGCCGCCGCCGCCCGGGCCAGCCGCACCGCACCCAGGAAGACCGACTCGAAGGCGTCCCGCCAGTGGTCGTCCTCCATCGCCGTGACGGCACCCGCCGGCGGGCCGCCGACGCTGATCAGCACCCCGTCCAGCCGCCCGAACCGGGCCTGGGCGGCGGCGATCAGCCGCTCGGGAGTGCTGCTGTCGGCATTGTCGGCCGCCACCCCGAGGGCCCTGGGCAGACCGCCCAGTTCGGCGACGGCCTTGTCCACCGGCTCCTGCTCGCGCCCGGTCACCACGACCCGCGCGCCCTCCTCCACCAACCGGTGGGCGGTGGCCAGCCCCAGCCCTCGGGTGGAGCCGGTCACGATGAAGACTCTGTCCCGCAGTCCAAGATCCATGGCCCCATAGTGCCTTCCGCACCCCGCCCAGCCCGCCCCGACCCGGCCCCGGCGCGAACCCGATCCCCCGACCCGACCAGTGCCGCCGCCGACGGGGGCGGCCACCTGGGCAGATGTGTGAGGCCGTGCGGGAGGTCAGGTGCCCGCACGGCCCCACACCGGTCTTTACCCCTCCACGCCGCCGCTACCCCCGCCATCGGAAGTCGGCCCCGCCGCTCCTCCCGGGCAGCGCCGGTCCGGCCCCCGGGCTACTGCCCGGCCACCGCCGCCGGGGCGGGGGAGGGCTCCGGCTCGCCGCCTGCCGCCTCGGCCTGCTCGGCCGTACGCTGCGCCCTCAGGTCCTTGGCCTCGCGCCGTACCAGCACCACCCAGCCGACCGGCACCATCGCGGTGAAGAGCCACCACTGCACGGCGTAGGCCATATGGGGGCCGATGTCCGAGTGGTCGGGCTGCGGCAGCTGCTGGGCGTGGACCCGGGGCTCGGGTGCGGTGGAGGCCAGCTCGATATAGCCGCCGAGCACCGGCCCGCTCAGCCGGTCGGCCTGCTGCCCGCTGTTGATCAGCATGTACTGCCGGTCCGGCAGCCCGCCCCGCTCGCGGATTCCGCTGCTGCGCGAGGTCTCGTCGGCGCGCAGCCGTCCGGTCACGGTGACCTCGCCGCTCGGCGCCGCCGGTACCTTCGGGTAGGCGGTGGCGTCGTCGCCGGAGTCCACCCAGCCCCGGTTGACCAGCACCGTGTCCCCGTCGTCGGTGACCAGCGGGGTGATCACGAAGTAGCCGATCCGGTCGCCCCCGGAGTCGGTGCGCTGCCGCACCACGAACTCATGCGCCGGGTCGTAGTGCCCGGAGGCGCTGACGGTCCGCCAGGTGAGGTCGCCGGGGACCTGGAACCCGGGGCTGGTCAGCGACCCGATCGGTACCGGCTTCGCCGCCAGGTTGTCGGCGATCAGGGTGTTGCGGGCCACCCTGGCCTCATGGCGGTGCAACTGCCAGAAGCCCAGCCGGATCATCACGGGCACCAGCAGCAGCGCCAGCAGCGTCGTGATCACCCAGCGCCGGGAGAGCAGAAATCGGTACACACCGGAACGGTACCGCTGCGATCGGGGATCACCCGCGCCGGGGGGCGCCCCGGCCGCTCGGGCCGCTCAGGCGGCTCAAGCCGCCGGCGGGGTCAGCGCGGCGGCCCGCCCGGGTGCGGCACGGAGGTGTGCGGCGCCACGTCGCGCAGCAGCTGCAGAAACGCCTGCTCGTCCATGGTCGGGGTGCCCACCTCCCGGGCCCGCCGCGCCTTGCCGGACCAGCTGCCGGGCTCATTGGTGACCAGCAGGCTGGTGAGCCGGCTCACCGACGAGGCGATATGCAGCCCGGCCTCGATCGCGCGATCCTCCAGCAGCTCCCGGTCGGTCGCGGTGTCGCCGGTGAACGCCACCCGCATGCCCTGGACCAGCGGGCCGCCCTGCTGCCACCGCCCCGGGTTGGGGTAGGGGCAGGTCGGCCGCCTGCGCGAGGGACGGTACGACCCCCAGGAGGAGGAGCCGCTCCGGGCGCCGGGCAGCGACGGCCGGGGGTCGGCCGACTCGACCGGCGGTACACAGGCGGTCAGCGGCAGTGCCAGACCGGCCGCCGCCGCCAGGCGCAGGCTGGGCCGGAATGCCTCGGCCAGCACCCGGGCGTCGTCCAGCGCATGGTGGGCCCGCTGCTGCTCCACCCCGAAGTGCGCGGCCAGCGACTCCAGCTTGTGGTTGGGCAGCGGGAGGCGCAGGTCCCGGGAGAGCACGATGGTGCAGAGCCGCTGCTCGACGGGGGCGGCGCCGCCCATCCGCAGGAACTCATGGGCGATCATGTTCCAGTCGAAGAGCGCATTGTGGGCGACCAGCACCCGCCCGGCCAGCCGCGCCGCCAGCTCCTCCGCCACCTCGGGGAAGGTGGGGGCGCCGTCGAGCATCTCGCTGGTGAGGCCGTGGATCCACACCGGGCCCGGGTCCCGCTGGGGGTTGACGGGGCTGTACCAGTGGTCGACCACCTCGCCGCGCCCGTCCAGCCGGTACACGGCGGCTGACACGATGCGGTCGCTGCGGCCCAGTCCGGTGGTCTCCACGTCGACCACCGCATACCCCTCGGGGTATGCGGTGGGCCAGGTGGGCGGCGGCGGGCAGGCGAAGGGGGCGGACCACTGGGCCTCCCCCTCCGGAGGCTGGAGCGCGTGCATGATGGATCACCATAAGGGCAACCGCCGACAGTGACGGATCGATCACCGTCATCCGGCCCCCGGAGTCCGGCCCGCGCCCCGCCCTGCGGTCAACGTCCGGCCTCGGCCATCACCCGTCCGGTCCGCATGCGTCTCCGCAGGTCACCTTGGACTCTGTCGGGGCCCTGTCACGTTCTGGTTTGCGGCCCTATCATGCGGCGGATGTACAAAGAAGCGTAAAGAAGTGGCGCACGTCACGTCATGTGACGCCACGTCACTTCGCTGCTTCGCCATGCCCTCTCATGAACGGTCAGCACGCCGCGCGC is part of the Peterkaempfera bronchialis genome and encodes:
- a CDS encoding SDR family oxidoreductase codes for the protein MDLGLRDRVFIVTGSTRGLGLATAHRLVEEGARVVVTGREQEPVDKAVAELGGLPRALGVAADNADSSTPERLIAAAQARFGRLDGVLISVGGPPAGAVTAMEDDHWRDAFESVFLGAVRLARAAAAALGEGGVIGFVLSSSVREPIGGLGISNGLRPGLAMAAKSLADELGPRGIRVVGLLPGRIDTDRVRALDALSGDPHTTRERAAAAIPLRRYGTPEEFGRVAAFLLSPAASYVTGAMVPVDGGALRGL
- a CDS encoding SURF1 family cytochrome oxidase biogenesis protein; this translates as MYRFLLSRRWVITTLLALLLVPVMIRLGFWQLHRHEARVARNTLIADNLAAKPVPIGSLTSPGFQVPGDLTWRTVSASGHYDPAHEFVVRQRTDSGGDRIGYFVITPLVTDDGDTVLVNRGWVDSGDDATAYPKVPAAPSGEVTVTGRLRADETSRSSGIRERGGLPDRQYMLINSGQQADRLSGPVLGGYIELASTAPEPRVHAQQLPQPDHSDIGPHMAYAVQWWLFTAMVPVGWVVLVRREAKDLRAQRTAEQAEAAGGEPEPSPAPAAVAGQ
- a CDS encoding DEDDh family exonuclease; translation: MHALQPPEGEAQWSAPFACPPPPTWPTAYPEGYAVVDVETTGLGRSDRIVSAAVYRLDGRGEVVDHWYSPVNPQRDPGPVWIHGLTSEMLDGAPTFPEVAEELAARLAGRVLVAHNALFDWNMIAHEFLRMGGAAPVEQRLCTIVLSRDLRLPLPNHKLESLAAHFGVEQQRAHHALDDARVLAEAFRPSLRLAAAAGLALPLTACVPPVESADPRPSLPGARSGSSSWGSYRPSRRRPTCPYPNPGRWQQGGPLVQGMRVAFTGDTATDRELLEDRAIEAGLHIASSVSRLTSLLVTNEPGSWSGKARRAREVGTPTMDEQAFLQLLRDVAPHTSVPHPGGPPR